GAAGCAATTCAGTCTCAAAATCCTGATGATCAAGTAATGGCAGATTTTGCCGAGTATGTTTTACCAAACTTGCTCAAGATAGCCATTGGTGTCACGGCTAAAGGAGGTAAATTTTTTGATGAAATCGACCAACAGCGAGAAGCAGAAGGTAAAACCAAAGTTAGGCGAGATAATGCGGCTGACCAATCGCTAAATACTCACTTACTCAATGGGTTATTTCCCGCTAATTTAATCGAAAAGCGTTTAGAAAAACTCAATACCACAGTGCGGCGAGTGGTGAAAGAACGAGAACGTCGTTTAGTAATTGCTGGGTTTATTTTACATGATTTTGAAAAGTTTCCTGATGCGCCAGAAGACTGTCGCAAGTTACCGTTAACTGAACATCGGCAAATTATTGATCAAAAAGTTCGCCAGTTAGGACTTGATAAGTTTATCAACCCAGATAATTCAGAAGCTTATCGAGAGTATTTAGATGATTTATTGTGCATGGCTTATAATGCTCAACGACGCTGGGATACTAACTGGAATTTTTCGGAATTTGGCTTAAATCCAGTTCTCAAAGACCGCACCCTTCGCAGTCTGTCTGATTTAACTTGTTTAGCTGATTCCCTCGCCTCAATTGTTAAACATCCCCAAGATGCAGAAAATACCAGACTCCAAGAAATTATCCATAATCTGAGTGATGGACAGTTGAAATTTACCTATCACAGCATTGCTGAGAACCGGGGTGTTTTAACTAATGTGGTGAATAATGCTTTAATTAAAGCTCATACTAGTCTTAACACTGATGAAAATATCTATTATGAACCTTTGTTATATCTGCCAACAGGTGTAATTTATTTAGCTTTGCGTAATGCGCCACCTATTGCACAAGCAGACTTATCAGACCGTGTAGTTGATAGTATTAAATCACTTTGTTCAGGTCAATTGACGCTCAGACAAACAGGGTTTGGTAGAGATGGTAAAGGTATGAAATATGCCGAATATTACAATTTATTTTTTAATGATTTAGGTTTAATGCGTGTAGCTCTAGATGCTACATTACGTATATTGAATCCAAATAAACGTTCTGTTGCTCAAAGTCGCAGTGAAAATCTGATTAAATTTCAGCAAAAGAATGTTTTATCTGTTGATTATGATTTCAACTTTGCAGATGATATCCGCATCGACCAAATAGCCGAATTTGGTGATTTAATTAGTCGGAAGATTTGGGAAGAAACAGTTAATCGCATTGATGCTGCTAGGAAGAAAGATAAAAAACTACCAGCAGTGCCAAATTTAGATTTAATTCACAAAGTTGCAGAGTTTTGGAATTTAGCAGAATATTTACCCCCCATTCGGGAAATTCAACGCATTAATGAAAGTCTCAAAGAAAATAAGTTAAAAGGAAATACTGGCGGAGTACCGTATGAATGGTATTACCTCGCAGCGAAATATCTCGAATTTCATCCTGGGATTGAAAATGTCCGCGACACTTGTCAGCAAGTCATTGATTACTTAGCAACTTTAATTTCTCCAATTATTTCTCAGTATAAATTACCTGATGGCTGGGAAGATTTAAGGCTTTGGGTAAATCGCGTTGTGATGTTACCAAATACAAATCAAGAATTATCAACCGAAACTCAAGTTCAGACATTTTTAGAGGAGTTAAGTAACTATAATGCTGCTAAAAAACCAGGACGAGGACGGCAACTTATTTGCTCAATCTCTCACTCAGCTTACAGTGTGACTGAGCAAATGGAATCAGCAGTTTTATTTACGCCGCAAGTTTATACAAATAAGCAAATGTTAGGAGGTTCTAACGCCAAACGGAATATCTCTAGTATTGCTGGTGTGGAGATGATGCTGAGGCAAATATTGATGAATCAAACTCAAGCAGTTGGGAAACGATTTGAAGATGGTAAATATCGCTATCTCTACTTTTACCCGACTTATTACTTCACACCAGAAACTAATAAGTTTTTGCAAAAAGCTTACAACGGCATTGCTCAAACTCGCTTTGATACCAGCGTCCGCAATCATTTTATCAGTAAGGATTTACAAGCCAATTTAGACAGAGAAAATTACCAAAGTGTAGATAGTTTCTTAATTGACGAACATCTACAGGCTGACAAAGACCGCACATTTAAACTTTCTTATCCTGAAGACCAACCTTTAACATTTTACTTCATGGCATTGCCACCAGGAAGAGACGGAACTGATACAGAATCTTGGGTAATGCCAACTTGGTTAGCGTTTGCTTTCCCGATGATTCTAGATGTAAAAACTGTGGTTTCTGAGTCGCCAATTCCACCTTTTAATGATGGTGCTGAATTTGAGGAAAGTGTTTTTTTAGATAGTGCGCCTCATGCTTTCCGGGCTTTGGTAAAAAGAGATAGATTTCGTCTTGACTACATTCTAGAAGGTTGGCAAGAAAACGGTATTCAATACCCTGCACCGTTAAATGTGCTTACAGCCGCTTATGCTATTCATTTAGATGTGAATGCTAGACAAGGTAAAACTGGTTACGATGCGAACTGGGGGAGATTTACAGAACTAGCTAAGGATTTTGAAACGAGTTCTTTGTATGTGTTTGCTTATCTCAATCGTTGGGTGCGTAACCAAGGAGTAGAAACGGCACGCATTGAGAAAATTAGGCTTTATGTCTATCATTTTTACCCTTGTTTTGACCCTTATGTTAAATATGACACGAATATGGAGCAATTAATTGTGGGAGAAGAATCCAGCCTGAATCATCCTAAAAAATTAGCAGATTTATATCGCAAATTTTACCGAGCAAATAAGCGTTATAATCCCAAGTCTAATGCTGTTTTAAAACCAATCGATATCGCAGCCGAAACTATTCTCAAAGCTGAGTCAAGTGTGTTTCAAGGAGAAACATTAGTGGCAGCTGTAGCTGCGGAAGTCTTCAAACTCATGGATCGCGTTCATTCTTCGACTGCTGAAGGACGTTGGGTGATGAGTAAACGTGAGGAAGAACGACAAGCTGTTTTAGAATTTGCTAAATATTTTGTACAGGAGGTATTTGAGAAATCATTTGCAGGCGATCGCGCCCGTTTAGCAGGTCGTCAACTAAACTTAATTCGAGATACCTGTGAATTTCTTTATCGCCTTGAAGATGACAAAGAAAACGCAGAAAAACTTATAGAAACGGAATAAATCTGTTTTTTCGTACACCAATACAAAATCATTCTTTGGAGACTAATTATGTCATTTCTCAAAACTGTTGAATCCAAATTCTTTCAAGCTGAAATACCCTACAAACCAATGGGTAAATATGTCCATTTTGTGACTGTACGCATCACTGAATCTTATCCTCTCTTTCAAACAGATGGAGAATTAAATAAAGCCAGGGTAAGAGCCGGAGTCAAAGATAAAACCACAATTAGCCGTTTGTCAATGTTTAAACGCAAACAATCTACCCCAGAGCGTTTAGTTGGTCGAGAATTGCTGCGTAATTATGGCTTGATGACTGCGGAAGAATGCGAATATAACGTCAATTTTGCAATGGATAATCCTGATTGCATAATTTACGGTTTCGCTATTGGTGATTCTGGTTCAGAAAAATCTAAGGTTGTAGTAGATACCGCATTTTCAATTACTGCTTTTGATCAATCACACGAAACATTTACTCTTAACGCTCCCTACGAAAATGGTACAATGGCTTCTAAGGGTGAAAATGGTTCTAAACCAGGTGAAGTTACCAGTCGAATTAATCAGCAAGACCATATTAGACCACAGGTTTTCTTCCCTAGTATCGTTACCCTCAAAGACCCCACTGAAGCTAGCTTTCTTTACGTTTTTAATAATATCCTCAGAACTCGCCACTATGGAGCGCAGACTACCCGTACAGGTCGCGTGAGAAATGAGTTGATTGGTGTTGTATTTGCAGATGGAGAAATTACCAGTAATCTCCGTTGGACTCAAGCAATATATGATCAAATGAAAGCGCAAAATGCAATTAATCCTCCTGATCCTTTGGATGAAGATGATGTAATTACTGCTGCTAAAAGTGCAATTGAGGCTTTAATGGCTGATGAGTTTATTGTGCATACTGATTTCATTGGTGATGCTTTTTCACCTCTGTTAAATGAAGTTAAGAAGCTTGTGGGTGACGAAACAGGAATTAAGGCAGTTTTACAAAAAGCTGATGCAGAAGCTAAAAATTATGCCAGTACACATATTAGCAAAAAGAAACCTGCGGCTAAGGCTAAGTAACAGCTATGGCTATAATCTATCGATGTCAATTAGAACTACATGACAGCCTCTATTTTGCTACTCGTGAAATTGGGAGACTCTACGAAACCGAGCCAATAATTCACAATTATGCTCTTTGTTATGCACTGGGTTTAGTTGATAGTGAAATCTACTCTACTACCGTGGCTGAAGAACATTCCTATCGCTACTTTTGCCCTGAACAAGTGCCAAAATATGAGGAGCATTTAACACCACTCAATGCACAGGAAATTTACATTACTCCGGCTCGTTCTATCAAACATTCAGCCATTCTCAACACCTGGAAGTATGCTAACAACAACTACCATGTTGAAATGGAGAAAACGCAGAAGAATATCCCTAGTTTTGGGAGAGCAAAGGAAATTGCACCAGAAAGTCAATTTGAGTTTTTCGTGATTTCTAAAAAACAAATCAAATTACCAAAGTGGATTCGTTTGGGTAAATGGATGAGTAAGGCTGAGGTGACGGTTGCAGAGTTGCCTAAATCTAAAAGTTTTTCAGGTGTATTTACTTGTAAATATCCTTTAAATCCTTTAGATGTGATGTTTACTCATCAAGTTATTAGCTATGATGTGGTAAATATGCCTCCTGTTAGTTTGATTCAAAATGTGCAAATGCGCGGTGAATATTATCAGTTTGAGGGTATTTCAGAATTAAAGCTTCCGGCTAAAATGGAATATCGTTTTCAAGGTTAATCATTTGGCTTCTTGCAAAGGTCTTTTTTAGAAAGTTGAAACTGCGGTTTCAGTTAATAAATCAGTGCTTTTGCAGGAGGCGCATTCACAAGGTTGATGCAAAGGAATGAAGTTCTCTTTATTCTATTTGTGTTGTGAAGATGAACGAACCGCCAAGTCGCCAAGTTCGCCAAGGAAAGAAGAAGAAGTTTTTAGGTTCACGCGGAAGTGTGTCTGCAAGATTTATGATTACTGGTAGATATTTATTTTATTCTTCTATCGCTCTCTATATTCACTGTGAAACACTTTCAACAACAACCAAACGTTTTTTCTAGCGAATATCTGAATAATTTATGGGGAGAAATTCAAGCTTGTCGTTATTTTGCTATCAATAATCTCAACCGCGATTTTGTCGGGACGAAGGGATTTTCTGTAGTGTTCAGGCGATCGCACATTTCCACTGTAGAACAAAAGTTTCCCTATTTCAAATTATACCTCGATTTGGCTCTGCAAGCGGGTTGTAATGCATTTTACCTCAATCCGTTACAACTGAAGGAAGGTTCCCGTGTAGACCCGCACATTGACCGCTCGTTGCGTTCTTACTGCAAAACCGTGGAACCCCCAGCCGTTGTCAGCGTTCTTTATGTGCGCTTACCTGAAAATATGGAAGGGGGAGAATTGGTTCTGAAGTCGCATAAACGCCAACTGGGACAAATTAAGCCCCAAGCAAATACTTTAGTTTACTTTCAAGGTGATTTAACTCACTCCGTCAATGCTGTGAAAACACCGGGAAATCGCTTGAGTTTGGTTTGTGAACAGTATAGTTTGAGTGCAGCGGAACTCGCAGAAATACCAGAATTTACTGTTGAGTCTAGAATTGCTCAGTCCACAACAAAAAAACGCAAGTAAATTTCCGACTTTTAAATCCTAACCCACTTCCCAATTACGAATTACGAATTACGAATTACGAATTATTGAAAATATGCCTCATAGCTTAGTTCTCAACCTACTTCCGCAATCGTCTATCCCTTCTCAGTTTCTCACAGGGAGACATCTGCACGCACTATTTTTGACCCTTGTTAGTTCCGTAGATCGCACATTAGGCGATCGCCTACATGATTCTACCGCAGATAAAGCCTTCACCCTCTCACCCCTACAAACTAATTTCCCGTCTCAGGGAACTAGGGGAATATCCAAACTCCAACACTCACATCAACAACCCATATCCGCCGGAACCCCTTGTTGGTGGCGCGTTTCTCTCTTAGATGACACACTATTTAGCCAACTTACCCAACTATGGCTGAATCTTAACCCCAATCATCCTTGGCATCTTGGCCCTGCTGACTTGTATATTACCAGCATTCAAGGCACACCCCAATCTACCCAACCCTGGGCAAATGCCTGTAGCTACACTCAATTATACGAGCAAGCCAGCGATCGCGATCGCTCCATTGACTTTATCTTCTCCACACCTACCGCCTTTCGCCAAGGAAAATTTGATACCACCCTCCCCACCAGAGAATGTGTTTTCAATTCCCTGCTTTCCCGGTGGAATAAATATAGTGGAATTGAATTTTCTCAAAATTCCATTGAGTCAATATTTCCCTCTTTTGTCAACATTCGTACAGAAATATTAGCAGACTCCCGCAGCAAATTTATTGGCATTGTCGGAGAAGTTAATTATCGCATTTTAGGTGAGATTGAACCCATACAAATAAAGCAAATTAACACCTTGGCTAACTTTGCCTTATATACAGGTGTAGGAAGAAAAACACCAATGGGTATGGGTATGATACGACGTTCATATCATTGACAATTACGAATTACGAATTACGAATTACGAATTATGAATTACGAATATATCCAAATTGCAGCGTTGAACCAATACGCCTATTGTTCCCATCGCTGCTGGAGGATGTTTTGTGCTGGCGAATTTACCGATAATCAATACACAATTGAAGGTACAGCTTTACATGACCGAGTTCACACCACAGGCGATATTGACAAAGAAGATACTTGGCAAATTCGAGCGATTTATCTGAAATCAGAAAAATATAAACTCATTGGTAAATCTGACTTAATCGAAGTCGTATCAGGTGAATATTATCCAATCGAATACAAACGCGGACGTAAAGGTGAATGGGATAACGACGAATTGCAAGTTTGCGCCCAAGCATTATGTTTAGAAGAAATGACAGGGCAAAATATCAACATCGGATATATCTATTATGCTCATTCCCATCAACGACAATTAGTCGAGATTAATCAAGAACTTAGAGACAGTGCGATCGCTACCATTGAAGCCGTCACAAATTTACTTGAAACTGGCACAATGCCACCACCATCTTACAGTAAAAGGTGCAAAGGTTGTAGTCTTTATTCGCAATGTTTGCCCAAAGCATCTGACAAGTTAAGAAACTATCAAGAAGCCAATTAACTTTTCAACTTTTGCAACTTCGCAGAAAATACAACCTTGACTACCACATCAAATACACCTCTGCAAATTATAACTCTTGTGGGGTGGGCATCTTGCCCGCCCTAGTATATCAGTCAATATTGGAGAAAATCATGGGAACAATTTACGTCACACAAGAAGAAGCCTATATTGGCAAAGTTGATGAAAGTCTGAATATCAAAGCTGATAAAAAAACAGTTTTAGATGTACCTCTGATTAAAGTTGATGGCTTAGTCATAATGGGGAGAGCTAATATTTCACCGGCGGCTATTTCCGAACTGATGAGCAGAAAAATTCCCATCACTTATCTCAACTTTAATGGGAAATTTATCGCCAGTTTAGAACCAGATATGGGTAAAAATATTTTCGTTCGTAATGCTCAATGGAAAGCCGCCGGCGAATCCGCACAAGCAATCCATGTAACTCAAGGTTTTGTCAGGGGAAAACTCAAGAATTACCGCCAATCTTTATTACTAGCACAACGCCGTTATGACTTAGATTTAAATTCTAATATTACTCAATTATCTAACGCGATCGCATCTCTAGATCAAGCCAAATCAATTAATTCTCTCAGAGGTTATGAAGGTGCTGGAAGTGCAGCCTATTTTGGCTGTTTTAATCAACTAATTCGCGTCGATAACTTTAGCTTTTCAACCCGTAACCGTCGCCCTGCTACAGACTCGGTTAACTCACTTTTGAATTTAGGTTATTCCCTACTGCGTCACGATATCCAAGGCGCTTTAAATATTATTGGTTTTGACCCTTATTTAGGATACCTGCACACAGAGCGATATGGTAGACCTTCATTAGCACTAGATTTAATGGAAGAGTTTCGACCTTTAATAGTAGATGCTGTAGTTTTAGCTGCAATTAATCGCCGGATGCTTGCACCAAAAGACTTTATTACTGAACCTGTTAGTGGTGCTGTTTCACTCACTAAAGAAGGACTACATCTGTTTCTGCGGCTATATCAAGAAAAGAAGCTGAGTAAATTTAAACATCCAGTCATGCAGAAACAATATACCTATCAAGAATCCTTTGAAATTCAAGGCCGTTTCCTCGCTAAATATCTCCTGGGAGAAATTAACCAATATCCCCCATTAGTCATGAGGTAAAGTCAATCACCATGTTTGTAGTAATTTCCTACGATATATCAGAAGACAAGCGCCGCACCAAAATTCATAAAATTCTCAAATCTTACGGACAGTGGATGCAATATTCTGTGTTTGAGTGCGACTTGACCAAGACTCAGTATGCTAAACTGCGATCGCGCTTGTCTAAAATCATCAAACCCAACGAAGACAACATCCGCTTTTATTTCCTCTGTGCTTGCTGTCAGGGAAAAGTTGAGCGTATCGGCGGTGATATGCCAAGAGACACCACAGTATTTTTTGCCTGAATTTTGCGTCAACCAGTAGGTGTTTTTTTGAACATTGAAAATTTTACGCCTGAAATCCTTACTTCATCTGGCTTTGAACCCTCTCACACCTAAATTGAGGTTGACGCAAACCCCCAAAGCCTTGCTATTAAAGCTTTTGAGCTATTTTTAAAATTTCTATCTTGACAACCCAATCGCTGAAAAGCTATATTCACTTTAGGTTGACGAAACAGCACCTTGAAAACCAAATATATCAACGCTTTCAGATGCGGGCGGTTCCAATTACTAATAATCCCTATCAGGGATTGAAACTTTGCGGATCAAGCCCGCGCGATCGCTATTTGGTTCCAATTACTAATAATCCCTATCAGGGATTGAAACACTGGCGTGGATAGCCACTACTTTTAAGGGAATATCGTTCCAATTACTAATAATCCCTATCAGGGATTGAAACCGCGCACGTTTTAAAAGCTGCGCTCTTCCAGATGAGTTCCAATTACTAATAATCCCTATCAGGGATTGAAACCTGAAGGAGGATGTGCAATAGCGCATTCCTGGCAGTTCCAATTACTAATAATCCCTATCAGGGATTGAAACATCCCTCGCGACCCTTACCAGTTCCCAGCTATTCAAGGTTCCAATTACTAATAATCCCTATCAGGGATTGAAACAATTTGATAATGAAGGATGGTAAGAAATCTAGCGTTCCAATTACTAATAATCCCTATCAGGGATTGAAACACGCTCTCACCTGCGCCTCTGTTAGTTCTTTCCTGTTCCAATTACTAATAATCCCTATCAGGGATTGAAACTACCATCACCTAATTTATCAGCTAGAAAATCAGTAGTTCCAATTACTAATAATCCCTATCAGGGATTGAAACCTGGAAGGGTATGTTTTGAGAGGGGTTTTACTACTAGTTCCAATTACTAATAATCCCTATCAGGGATTGAAACGCCTCTGTTATTTTCTATGAAAGTGCAACAGTTTTAGAGGATGTTTGTGCAGAAAAACAAGAATATTGCTCCCTCTCCTTACTAACTACCGTGTACACACAAGTGATCGAATCGCCCCCTAACCCCCAATTCTGGGGGAACAAGAATTTTCAAAGTCCCCCAAACTTGGGGGATTTAGGGGGCTAAACAGGCTCAAACGCAGACAGGCAAGATTTGTGTGTACACCGTAGCTCCTTAGTAAGGAGAGGGTTGGGGTGAGGTTAAAAATCACTGCTCAATAATTGGGACGATAGGCTGCTCACCAATTGGGAGAATAGGCTGAATTTCTACAGGCTCAGGATTGAGAAAAGACTGCCAACTCTGAATTTGCTGTTGCGCCCTACTGTAAACAGAACTACTGCGTGGAATCAACTTAGCAGTCTCAATAGCTCGCAGAATATTAACATCACCCTGAGAACGGGCAATATCGAATAACTGCTGACTCCATTGGTTAATAGCAATATTTACATCCATACGCAACGTGCTACTTCTGGGAACCCGATCCGCTATTCCTATGGCTTGAGACAAAGCTTCTGCTGTACCAGGAACCGCCACCTCCCTGGCTCTATTCCAGTTTTCTCTAGCGCGGATTTGCCCTTGCCAATCCTCAATAGCCTTACTTGCTGCACCAGAAAGCGATCGCCTCGATGATGCAATTGGTTGTACCGTATTAATAGCAGCACTCAAATCACCATTCCGCGCCAGCATTCTTGCCTGATCTAAATATGGCTGATCTTGTATTCGCTGAACAGTAGCCGTCCAGGAGCTAATTTTGTTCTGTGCTTCAGAATACAATGCCCGACCCCGACGGATTTGTCCAGCTTCCGATATTGCTGCTTGCAAAGAATTAATATCATTTAGCCATGCCAATTGTTGGGCGCGTTCCAAAATGGGTCTATCTTCAATAGTCTCCACCTGATTACGCCAACGGTTGATTTCTTTCCTCGCTTCTGAAGCGCGGGGATTATTAGCAGAAATCATCTGAACTTCACTAATAGCTGCTGTTAAATATTCGATAGTGCCTTGGCTAGCAAGAGTCCGGGCTTTTTCTAAACGCGCCACATCTTCAATTTCCATTTGCCAACGAGCAATCAATTGCTGTGCTTCACCATAATTTGATCGCGAAGCATCAACTTGTTGCGCCTGAAAAATAGCTGTTTCTAAACCAGATACCGTACCAATCCATGCACTCCTTTGGGCATCAGTCAAAGCGATAAAATCTGACACTTCTGTCTGTAATCGGGTATTATCTGGGATTTGTCTAGCAATATCTAAGGCTGTATTCGCATCCCGCTTATCCAGACTTGCCTGTGCCAATTCCAGCATTTTTCGGCCAATTTCCGGAATCAATTCCTGTGCTTTTGCATACAGGTAGCTTTCCGTCCTAATCGACTCAGAGAGTTTAATCGCTTCTAGTAAATTATTTACTACTTTGCTATTTGCTAAACTTTCAGCGTTTGCTAACTTATCACCATCTTCCCTGGCGGAAGTAATCAAATTATTTAATTGATCATACTTAACAGTAGACCAGTATTGATTATCTACACGCAGTAATCTAGCCGATAGCATAAACGCTGATTGCCAGCGCCGTTCTTTGAGTTCCCCTTCGGCATTCTGATATATACCTTCTGCCTGAGACCAAATTAACTCCCATTTAGTAATTTGTTCATCGACTAATTCATCAGGCGACAGGTCTTGAGGTATCTTACGCGCAGTTGCGATCGCTTCCTCTAAATTCCCGGCTTGAAAACTCTGGTCTGCTAGCCGCAAAATATCCTGCGACCATTCTTTCAAATAACGGTCAATTTCTCCCCGCAACGGGTGATCATCTGATATGTGACTGACTATGGCGATCGCTTGCAGTAAATCCTTGACATTCTGCTTAGAAGCTGCTATCTGAGCGCAATGTAACTTCACCGAAGCACTCACAAAAGGTCGAGAAATCGCAGGGCAGCTGGGAGCGCTTGGTAGCTTCAGCAGCATTGCCATCGCTAGAAAGCCCACACCGCCCGGAATAAGTGTTAACATTAACCCCCACAAAATCCAGCTTCTCAACCAGCGTGGGTATTTGCCAGAATTTTGACCGGGTAAACTAGTTTCTGCTGACTGATTATTTAAAGGTAATT
This genomic interval from Nodularia sp. LEGE 06071 contains the following:
- the cas6 gene encoding CRISPR-associated endoribonuclease Cas6, which encodes MPHSLVLNLLPQSSIPSQFLTGRHLHALFLTLVSSVDRTLGDRLHDSTADKAFTLSPLQTNFPSQGTRGISKLQHSHQQPISAGTPCWWRVSLLDDTLFSQLTQLWLNLNPNHPWHLGPADLYITSIQGTPQSTQPWANACSYTQLYEQASDRDRSIDFIFSTPTAFRQGKFDTTLPTRECVFNSLLSRWNKYSGIEFSQNSIESIFPSFVNIRTEILADSRSKFIGIVGEVNYRILGEIEPIQIKQINTLANFALYTGVGRKTPMGMGMIRRSYH
- a CDS encoding 2OG-Fe(II) oxygenase, giving the protein MKHFQQQPNVFSSEYLNNLWGEIQACRYFAINNLNRDFVGTKGFSVVFRRSHISTVEQKFPYFKLYLDLALQAGCNAFYLNPLQLKEGSRVDPHIDRSLRSYCKTVEPPAVVSVLYVRLPENMEGGELVLKSHKRQLGQIKPQANTLVYFQGDLTHSVNAVKTPGNRLSLVCEQYSLSAAELAEIPEFTVESRIAQSTTKKRK
- a CDS encoding chromosome segregation ATPase, encoding MTERDIPESWPPSRGGEPDDMKRLSRTPQFGETQAFGVRATGSTSKSVQREKQDSSELPLNNQSAETSLPGQNSGKYPRWLRSWILWGLMLTLIPGGVGFLAMAMLLKLPSAPSCPAISRPFVSASVKLHCAQIAASKQNVKDLLQAIAIVSHISDDHPLRGEIDRYLKEWSQDILRLADQSFQAGNLEEAIATARKIPQDLSPDELVDEQITKWELIWSQAEGIYQNAEGELKERRWQSAFMLSARLLRVDNQYWSTVKYDQLNNLITSAREDGDKLANAESLANSKVVNNLLEAIKLSESIRTESYLYAKAQELIPEIGRKMLELAQASLDKRDANTALDIARQIPDNTRLQTEVSDFIALTDAQRSAWIGTVSGLETAIFQAQQVDASRSNYGEAQQLIARWQMEIEDVARLEKARTLASQGTIEYLTAAISEVQMISANNPRASEARKEINRWRNQVETIEDRPILERAQQLAWLNDINSLQAAISEAGQIRRGRALYSEAQNKISSWTATVQRIQDQPYLDQARMLARNGDLSAAINTVQPIASSRRSLSGAASKAIEDWQGQIRARENWNRAREVAVPGTAEALSQAIGIADRVPRSSTLRMDVNIAINQWSQQLFDIARSQGDVNILRAIETAKLIPRSSSVYSRAQQQIQSWQSFLNPEPVEIQPILPIGEQPIVPIIEQ
- the cas10d gene encoding type I-D CRISPR-associated protein Cas10d/Csc3, giving the protein MIKKTKPSEENQQLSLFQNQNEELEDDFLNQDFGFDGDSSDRTIETEGELLTLKLLREAIQSQNPDDQVMADFAEYVLPNLLKIAIGVTAKGGKFFDEIDQQREAEGKTKVRRDNAADQSLNTHLLNGLFPANLIEKRLEKLNTTVRRVVKERERRLVIAGFILHDFEKFPDAPEDCRKLPLTEHRQIIDQKVRQLGLDKFINPDNSEAYREYLDDLLCMAYNAQRRWDTNWNFSEFGLNPVLKDRTLRSLSDLTCLADSLASIVKHPQDAENTRLQEIIHNLSDGQLKFTYHSIAENRGVLTNVVNNALIKAHTSLNTDENIYYEPLLYLPTGVIYLALRNAPPIAQADLSDRVVDSIKSLCSGQLTLRQTGFGRDGKGMKYAEYYNLFFNDLGLMRVALDATLRILNPNKRSVAQSRSENLIKFQQKNVLSVDYDFNFADDIRIDQIAEFGDLISRKIWEETVNRIDAARKKDKKLPAVPNLDLIHKVAEFWNLAEYLPPIREIQRINESLKENKLKGNTGGVPYEWYYLAAKYLEFHPGIENVRDTCQQVIDYLATLISPIISQYKLPDGWEDLRLWVNRVVMLPNTNQELSTETQVQTFLEELSNYNAAKKPGRGRQLICSISHSAYSVTEQMESAVLFTPQVYTNKQMLGGSNAKRNISSIAGVEMMLRQILMNQTQAVGKRFEDGKYRYLYFYPTYYFTPETNKFLQKAYNGIAQTRFDTSVRNHFISKDLQANLDRENYQSVDSFLIDEHLQADKDRTFKLSYPEDQPLTFYFMALPPGRDGTDTESWVMPTWLAFAFPMILDVKTVVSESPIPPFNDGAEFEESVFLDSAPHAFRALVKRDRFRLDYILEGWQENGIQYPAPLNVLTAAYAIHLDVNARQGKTGYDANWGRFTELAKDFETSSLYVFAYLNRWVRNQGVETARIEKIRLYVYHFYPCFDPYVKYDTNMEQLIVGEESSLNHPKKLADLYRKFYRANKRYNPKSNAVLKPIDIAAETILKAESSVFQGETLVAAVAAEVFKLMDRVHSSTAEGRWVMSKREEERQAVLEFAKYFVQEVFEKSFAGDRARLAGRQLNLIRDTCEFLYRLEDDKENAEKLIETE
- the cas5d gene encoding type I-D CRISPR-associated protein Cas5/Csc1 → MAIIYRCQLELHDSLYFATREIGRLYETEPIIHNYALCYALGLVDSEIYSTTVAEEHSYRYFCPEQVPKYEEHLTPLNAQEIYITPARSIKHSAILNTWKYANNNYHVEMEKTQKNIPSFGRAKEIAPESQFEFFVISKKQIKLPKWIRLGKWMSKAEVTVAELPKSKSFSGVFTCKYPLNPLDVMFTHQVISYDVVNMPPVSLIQNVQMRGEYYQFEGISELKLPAKMEYRFQG
- the cas7d gene encoding type I-D CRISPR-associated protein Cas7/Csc2, coding for MSFLKTVESKFFQAEIPYKPMGKYVHFVTVRITESYPLFQTDGELNKARVRAGVKDKTTISRLSMFKRKQSTPERLVGRELLRNYGLMTAEECEYNVNFAMDNPDCIIYGFAIGDSGSEKSKVVVDTAFSITAFDQSHETFTLNAPYENGTMASKGENGSKPGEVTSRINQQDHIRPQVFFPSIVTLKDPTEASFLYVFNNILRTRHYGAQTTRTGRVRNELIGVVFADGEITSNLRWTQAIYDQMKAQNAINPPDPLDEDDVITAAKSAIEALMADEFIVHTDFIGDAFSPLLNEVKKLVGDETGIKAVLQKADAEAKNYASTHISKKKPAAKAK
- the cas1d gene encoding type I-D CRISPR-associated endonuclease Cas1d, giving the protein MGTIYVTQEEAYIGKVDESLNIKADKKTVLDVPLIKVDGLVIMGRANISPAAISELMSRKIPITYLNFNGKFIASLEPDMGKNIFVRNAQWKAAGESAQAIHVTQGFVRGKLKNYRQSLLLAQRRYDLDLNSNITQLSNAIASLDQAKSINSLRGYEGAGSAAYFGCFNQLIRVDNFSFSTRNRRPATDSVNSLLNLGYSLLRHDIQGALNIIGFDPYLGYLHTERYGRPSLALDLMEEFRPLIVDAVVLAAINRRMLAPKDFITEPVSGAVSLTKEGLHLFLRLYQEKKLSKFKHPVMQKQYTYQESFEIQGRFLAKYLLGEINQYPPLVMR
- the cas4 gene encoding CRISPR-associated protein Cas4; translation: MNYEYIQIAALNQYAYCSHRCWRMFCAGEFTDNQYTIEGTALHDRVHTTGDIDKEDTWQIRAIYLKSEKYKLIGKSDLIEVVSGEYYPIEYKRGRKGEWDNDELQVCAQALCLEEMTGQNINIGYIYYAHSHQRQLVEINQELRDSAIATIEAVTNLLETGTMPPPSYSKRCKGCSLYSQCLPKASDKLRNYQEAN
- the cas2 gene encoding CRISPR-associated endonuclease Cas2 translates to MFVVISYDISEDKRRTKIHKILKSYGQWMQYSVFECDLTKTQYAKLRSRLSKIIKPNEDNIRFYFLCACCQGKVERIGGDMPRDTTVFFA